From Micromonospora rifamycinica, a single genomic window includes:
- a CDS encoding amidohydrolase family protein — MSVDRGLDIVDFHLHFRIGTDETIHACEDAAGMHPGGEHERAVRAAGSAPYAKAWRQAWSFPDPEPPAVRWQDEADRWADELRAVRVRRAVFVTGGGNDTVADVVDRHPDLLLGFAHHDPYSPGAAAELERAVTERGLRGLKLFAPLLRGPLDHADLDPLWATAQRLGVPVLIHIGHYGSAGGLSFGRYGGPDELARMARRFPELTVVVPHFGVQHVQDLLFAAWGCPNIHVDTSGSNQWVRWMPYKLTLEDLFRRCYETIGPQRIVYGSDSSWFPRGYVTRYLDDQLRVCRELGMPDDHLRAIFAGNAERLLGLTDRPAENPGSGPRAAPRPGRK; from the coding sequence ATGAGCGTGGACCGGGGACTCGACATCGTCGACTTCCACCTGCACTTCCGGATCGGCACCGACGAGACCATCCACGCCTGCGAGGACGCCGCCGGGATGCACCCGGGCGGGGAGCACGAGCGGGCCGTCCGGGCCGCCGGCTCCGCCCCGTACGCGAAGGCGTGGCGGCAGGCGTGGAGCTTCCCCGACCCCGAACCACCCGCCGTCCGCTGGCAGGACGAGGCCGACCGGTGGGCCGACGAGCTGCGCGCGGTACGGGTACGCCGGGCCGTCTTCGTCACCGGCGGCGGCAACGACACCGTCGCGGACGTGGTCGACCGGCACCCGGACCTGCTGCTCGGCTTCGCCCACCACGACCCGTACTCGCCGGGGGCCGCGGCCGAGCTGGAGCGTGCGGTGACCGAACGGGGCCTGCGCGGGCTGAAGCTGTTCGCCCCGCTGCTGCGCGGCCCGCTGGACCACGCCGACCTGGACCCGCTCTGGGCCACCGCGCAGCGCCTCGGCGTGCCGGTGCTGATCCACATCGGCCACTACGGCAGCGCCGGGGGCCTCTCCTTCGGCCGGTACGGCGGCCCCGACGAGCTGGCCCGGATGGCCCGCCGCTTCCCCGAGCTGACCGTGGTGGTGCCGCACTTCGGCGTCCAGCACGTGCAGGACCTCCTCTTCGCCGCCTGGGGCTGCCCCAACATCCACGTCGACACCTCCGGCTCCAACCAGTGGGTGCGCTGGATGCCGTACAAGCTGACGTTGGAGGACCTGTTCCGCCGCTGCTACGAGACGATCGGCCCGCAGCGCATCGTGTACGGCAGCGACTCGTCGTGGTTCCCGCGCGGCTACGTCACCCGCTACCTCGACGACCAGCTGCGGGTCTGCCGCGAGCTGGGGATGCCCGACGACCACCTCCGCGCGATCTTCGCCGGTAACGCCGAACGGCTGCTGGGCCTGACCGACCGACCAGCCGAGAACCCGGGAAGCGGCCCCCGTGCCGCGCCCCGGCCCGGAAGGAAGTAA
- a CDS encoding ABC transporter ATP-binding protein: MIDVTLESVSKRFARAGDTAAVDDVDISIAAGEFFTLLGPSGCGKTTTLRMVAGFYFPTSGRIRFGAEDVTHRPPNKRDTGMVFQNYALFPHMSVAQNVAYGLKIRKVGRAESARRIEEALGQVHLAGYGDRRIDQLSGGQQQRVALARALVIRPRTLLLDEPLSNLDAKLREETRVEIRRIQQEAGTTAIYVTHDQAEAMAMSDRIAVMESGRVRQIGAPQEIYHRPATAFVARFIGRSNVLDLPVVAATAGTVTVGLPDGSETAVTAPADHGLRAGDTAGVSVRPEHLGLTSVSEPGALTGRVTELEFTGMATNLVVEVAGEPVQVAAIDVPTGITVGDQVGLRLNRERMWVVRP, translated from the coding sequence ATGATCGATGTCACGCTGGAGTCGGTGAGCAAGCGCTTCGCGCGTGCCGGCGACACCGCTGCCGTCGACGACGTCGACATCAGCATCGCCGCCGGGGAGTTCTTCACCCTGCTCGGCCCGAGCGGCTGCGGCAAGACCACCACCCTGCGGATGGTGGCCGGGTTCTACTTCCCCACCTCGGGGCGGATCCGGTTCGGCGCGGAGGACGTCACCCACCGGCCGCCGAACAAGCGCGACACCGGCATGGTGTTCCAGAACTACGCCCTCTTCCCGCACATGTCCGTCGCGCAGAACGTCGCGTACGGGCTGAAGATCCGCAAGGTGGGGCGGGCCGAGTCCGCCCGGCGGATCGAGGAGGCCCTCGGCCAGGTCCACCTCGCCGGCTACGGCGACCGCCGGATCGACCAGCTCTCCGGCGGCCAGCAGCAGCGGGTGGCGTTGGCCCGCGCCCTGGTCATCCGGCCGCGTACCCTGCTGCTCGACGAGCCGCTGTCCAACCTCGACGCCAAGCTGCGCGAGGAGACCCGGGTGGAGATCCGGCGGATCCAGCAGGAGGCCGGCACCACCGCCATCTACGTCACCCACGACCAGGCCGAGGCGATGGCGATGTCCGACCGGATCGCCGTCATGGAGTCCGGCCGGGTCCGGCAGATCGGTGCCCCGCAGGAGATCTACCACCGGCCGGCGACCGCCTTCGTGGCCCGGTTCATCGGCCGCAGCAACGTGCTCGACCTGCCGGTGGTCGCCGCCACCGCCGGGACGGTCACGGTGGGGCTGCCCGACGGCAGCGAGACCGCCGTCACCGCCCCCGCCGACCACGGCCTGCGCGCCGGGGACACCGCCGGTGTCTCGGTGCGCCCCGAGCACCTCGGCCTCACCTCGGTCAGCGAGCCCGGCGCGCTCACCGGCCGGGTGACCGAGCTGGAGTTCACCGGGATGGCCACCAACCTGGTCGTCGAGGTGGCCGGCGAGCCGGTGCAGGTCGCCGCCATCGACGTGCCGACCGGGATCACCGTCGGCGACCAGGTAGGGCTGCGGCTGAACCGGGAACGGATGTGGGTGGTGCGCCCGTGA
- a CDS encoding ABC transporter permease, which translates to MSASPATVPPVTQDPAPPKAERPRRGLNANSPWFPYLLVFPLALILFGYVVQPMFATFAESVGVDGVANYTEFVTGTGVARSALLTSLMISAASVLLCGIVGVAMAFLLKRFSFPGRRLIEAIILVPAALPPLIGAISFQLLYSETGILPRGLQQLLGTENPVLPFTGIAGVLVVHTFTMYPFFYLAASAALVGMDPSVEEAAYNLGASRIRVWRTVLLPMLTPALVSASLLVFMTSLASYTAPLLFGVDRTMTMQIYINRTNGDLPMASTYASVLAVSSVLFLLGMRWYEGRRSYRSQSKGVASHRREITNPFGKWLALLASVLATMVLLAPVATIALVAFSRDGSWTTEVIPAEYTMQNFVTIFSDPGAYRPILNSLQMSLLATVGCVVVGVLIAYAVRRLDFRGRGLLDVAVMLAWALPGTVVAINLISAFSTGNAFSFGQVLIGTFWIMPLAYFVRFLPLVFRSSSATLAQIDPSLEEAARNLGAPWWRAFGTVTLRLMLPGVLAGALLAFVNGVGEFVASVLIYTSETAPISVEINNRMYSFEVGTAAAYGMLQVVLIFIVMVFSGRLQNGGRATREAAKWTA; encoded by the coding sequence GTGAGCGCGAGCCCGGCCACCGTGCCGCCGGTCACCCAGGACCCCGCCCCGCCGAAGGCCGAGCGGCCCCGGCGCGGCCTCAACGCCAACTCGCCCTGGTTCCCGTACCTGCTGGTCTTTCCGCTGGCGCTGATCCTGTTCGGCTACGTGGTGCAGCCGATGTTCGCCACCTTCGCCGAGAGCGTCGGGGTGGACGGGGTGGCCAACTACACCGAGTTCGTCACCGGCACCGGGGTGGCCCGGTCGGCGCTGCTCACCTCGCTGATGATCTCGGCGGCCAGCGTGCTGCTCTGCGGGATCGTCGGGGTGGCGATGGCGTTCCTGCTCAAGCGCTTCTCGTTCCCCGGGCGTCGGCTGATCGAGGCGATCATCCTGGTGCCGGCGGCGCTGCCGCCGCTGATCGGGGCGATCTCGTTCCAGCTGCTCTACAGCGAGACCGGCATCCTGCCGCGCGGGCTGCAACAGCTGCTGGGCACCGAGAACCCGGTGCTGCCGTTCACCGGTATCGCCGGGGTGCTGGTGGTGCACACCTTCACCATGTACCCGTTCTTCTACCTCGCCGCGTCCGCCGCCCTGGTCGGGATGGACCCGTCGGTGGAGGAGGCGGCCTACAACCTGGGCGCGAGCCGGATCCGGGTGTGGCGGACCGTGCTGCTGCCGATGCTCACCCCGGCGCTGGTCTCGGCGTCGCTGCTGGTCTTCATGACGTCGCTGGCGTCGTACACCGCGCCGTTGCTGTTCGGGGTGGACCGGACGATGACCATGCAGATCTACATCAACCGCACCAACGGCGACCTGCCGATGGCCTCCACCTACGCGTCGGTGCTGGCGGTGTCCTCGGTGCTGTTCCTGCTCGGGATGCGCTGGTACGAGGGGCGGCGCAGCTACCGCTCCCAGTCCAAGGGTGTCGCCTCACACCGCCGGGAGATCACCAACCCGTTCGGCAAGTGGCTGGCGCTGCTGGCCTCGGTGCTGGCCACCATGGTGCTGCTCGCCCCGGTGGCGACGATCGCCCTGGTCGCCTTCTCCCGGGACGGCTCGTGGACCACCGAGGTGATCCCGGCGGAGTACACGATGCAGAACTTCGTCACGATCTTCTCGGACCCGGGGGCGTACCGGCCGATCCTCAACTCGTTGCAGATGAGCCTGCTCGCCACGGTGGGCTGCGTGGTGGTCGGCGTGCTGATCGCGTACGCGGTGCGCCGGCTGGACTTCCGCGGCCGGGGGCTGCTCGACGTGGCGGTCATGCTGGCCTGGGCGCTGCCCGGCACGGTGGTGGCGATCAACCTGATCTCGGCGTTCAGCACCGGCAACGCGTTCAGCTTCGGCCAGGTGCTGATCGGCACCTTCTGGATCATGCCGCTGGCGTACTTCGTGCGGTTCCTGCCGCTGGTGTTCCGGTCGAGTTCGGCGACGCTGGCCCAGATCGACCCGTCGCTGGAGGAGGCGGCCCGTAACCTCGGCGCCCCCTGGTGGCGGGCGTTCGGCACGGTCACCCTGCGGCTGATGCTGCCCGGCGTGCTGGCCGGCGCGCTGCTCGCGTTCGTCAACGGGGTGGGCGAGTTCGTCGCCTCGGTGCTGATCTACACCTCGGAGACGGCACCCATCTCGGTCGAGATCAACAACCGGATGTACTCGTTCGAGGTCGGCACCGCCGCCGCGTACGGCATGCTCCAGGTGGTGTTGATCTTCATCGTGATGGTGTTCTCCGGCCGCCTGCAGAACGGCGGCCGGGCCACCCGGGAGGCGGCGAAGTGGACGGCGTGA
- a CDS encoding sugar-binding protein: MRIKGFLLPTALALAVAGAPATAVAAPADTRPAKAVDLDVLFVSAHPDDEAGSLATLGQWKEKYGAKAGVVTITRGEGGGNAVGLEEGPPLGIIREREERTAIGKAGVENLYNLDRVDFWYTASAPLSEQIWGHDDTLAQIVRVIRTTRPEIIMTMNPSPTPGNHGNHQQAARFAAEAFTAAADPNAFPEQLSAEGLSPFRAAKFLRSGGTGSSAAGPQCATSFTPTVPTDQVFGVWEGTPSASGKTWAEIEVDARREYVTQGWAGTAAAPTDPTKIRCDFYTLIDSRVPYDPADTSPEAILRGSVLPPATGGLPKGTELYLTTDRFDLAPGATVEVTAHLRAPQNRALVKPRIDLRLPGGWKAKGSGVLNNDVPSGKERTRTFTVTVPADADTNQQQLIGATLTTRQGVGRTDRAVRVVADVRGTLEPLPEVGTFRTWAGEGGYPQLDTLIKPVLTIGSGQQRSVRIDLRNHGRVSRSGTVTLGLPAGFTADAATKSYPALAPGASGAVTFTVTNTDATLPTANEGGTDGDYGITITTTSAAGSTVETGALEIVPTTEVPRAGDGTVDGVASPGEYPGPELDFSRIWEGQATTPQDASATGRIAWTADGLKVIVQVTDDVLGKKVVPQDCKRQRRTDSVEIIVDPKGNSTDTSTVFKAGIFPITDDPANGDPPCWQRDADNRQGPGATTAPGMTVVSKVSSPYTGYTIETMIPFAVLPDAVDPARMGFNVLVYDSDTQDLSSQSRLGWSTFTGVRADPYRYGLTTLPGYQPTARQPSTPVFPDTSARSVHSPQTIAQSAVDGVAPAAVPRLKNSALRLTSAQRVTDGVRVTLRADRAGTAYLYAWDGDTARGEHTVRLAAGDRVTVTVPTSGGSPTSLLAAFESGGAAVAQQVPLN; encoded by the coding sequence ATGCGTATCAAGGGTTTCCTGCTACCCACCGCACTCGCCCTGGCCGTGGCCGGGGCACCCGCCACCGCCGTCGCCGCCCCCGCCGACACCCGCCCCGCCAAGGCCGTCGACCTGGACGTGCTCTTCGTCAGCGCCCACCCCGACGACGAGGCCGGCAGCCTCGCCACCCTCGGCCAGTGGAAGGAGAAGTACGGCGCCAAGGCCGGCGTCGTCACCATCACCCGGGGTGAGGGCGGCGGAAACGCCGTCGGTCTGGAGGAGGGGCCGCCGCTGGGCATCATCCGCGAACGCGAGGAACGCACCGCGATCGGCAAGGCCGGGGTGGAGAACCTCTACAACCTCGACCGGGTCGACTTCTGGTACACCGCGTCCGCCCCGCTGTCCGAGCAGATCTGGGGACACGACGACACCCTGGCCCAGATCGTCCGGGTCATCCGGACCACCCGGCCCGAGATCATCATGACGATGAACCCGTCGCCGACCCCGGGCAACCACGGCAACCACCAGCAGGCCGCCCGGTTCGCCGCCGAGGCGTTCACCGCCGCCGCCGACCCGAACGCCTTCCCGGAGCAGCTCAGCGCCGAGGGGCTCAGCCCGTTCCGGGCCGCGAAGTTCCTGCGCAGTGGCGGCACCGGCAGCTCCGCCGCCGGGCCCCAGTGCGCGACCAGCTTCACCCCCACCGTCCCCACCGACCAGGTTTTCGGCGTCTGGGAGGGCACTCCCAGCGCCAGCGGGAAGACCTGGGCCGAGATCGAGGTCGACGCCCGCCGGGAGTACGTCACCCAGGGCTGGGCCGGCACCGCCGCCGCCCCCACCGACCCGACGAAGATCCGGTGCGACTTCTACACCCTGATCGACAGCCGCGTCCCGTACGACCCGGCGGACACCTCGCCGGAGGCGATCCTGCGCGGCTCGGTGCTGCCGCCGGCGACCGGTGGCCTACCCAAGGGCACCGAGCTGTACCTCACCACCGACCGGTTCGACCTGGCCCCCGGCGCGACCGTCGAGGTCACCGCGCACCTGCGCGCCCCGCAGAACCGCGCCCTGGTCAAGCCCCGGATCGACCTGCGGCTGCCGGGCGGCTGGAAGGCCAAGGGCTCCGGCGTGCTCAACAACGACGTGCCGTCGGGCAAGGAGCGGACCCGTACGTTCACCGTCACCGTGCCGGCCGACGCCGACACCAACCAGCAGCAGCTCATCGGAGCCACTCTGACCACCCGCCAGGGCGTCGGGCGCACCGACCGGGCCGTCCGGGTGGTCGCCGACGTCCGGGGCACCCTGGAGCCGCTGCCCGAGGTGGGCACGTTCCGCACCTGGGCCGGTGAGGGCGGATACCCGCAGCTGGACACCCTGATCAAGCCGGTGCTCACCATCGGCTCCGGCCAGCAGCGGTCGGTCCGGATCGACCTGCGCAACCACGGCCGGGTCAGCCGCAGCGGCACCGTCACCCTCGGCCTGCCGGCCGGCTTCACCGCCGACGCGGCCACCAAGAGCTACCCCGCGCTGGCCCCCGGCGCGTCCGGGGCGGTCACCTTCACCGTCACCAACACCGACGCCACCCTGCCGACCGCCAACGAGGGCGGCACGGACGGGGACTACGGCATCACCATCACCACCACCAGCGCCGCCGGCAGCACCGTGGAGACCGGCGCACTGGAGATCGTGCCGACCACCGAGGTCCCGCGGGCCGGCGACGGCACCGTCGACGGGGTGGCCTCGCCCGGTGAGTACCCCGGCCCGGAGCTGGACTTCTCCCGGATCTGGGAGGGTCAGGCCACGACCCCGCAGGACGCCTCGGCGACCGGCCGGATCGCCTGGACCGCCGACGGGCTGAAGGTGATCGTCCAGGTCACCGACGACGTACTGGGCAAGAAGGTGGTCCCGCAGGACTGCAAGCGGCAGCGCCGCACCGACAGCGTGGAGATCATCGTCGACCCGAAGGGGAACTCGACGGACACCTCCACCGTGTTCAAGGCCGGCATCTTCCCGATCACCGACGACCCGGCCAACGGCGACCCGCCGTGCTGGCAGCGTGACGCCGACAACCGGCAGGGGCCGGGGGCGACCACCGCACCCGGGATGACAGTGGTCAGCAAGGTCAGCTCCCCGTACACCGGGTACACCATCGAGACGATGATCCCGTTCGCGGTGCTGCCCGACGCGGTGGACCCGGCCCGGATGGGCTTCAACGTGCTGGTCTACGACTCGGACACCCAGGACCTCAGCTCGCAGTCCCGGCTGGGCTGGTCCACCTTCACCGGCGTCCGGGCCGACCCGTACCGCTACGGCCTGACCACCCTGCCCGGCTACCAGCCGACGGCCCGGCAGCCCAGCACGCCGGTGTTCCCGGACACCTCGGCGCGCAGCGTGCACAGCCCGCAGACCATCGCCCAGTCGGCCGTGGACGGGGTGGCCCCGGCCGCCGTACCCCGGCTGAAGAACTCGGCGCTGCGGCTGACCTCGGCCCAGCGGGTCACCGACGGCGTGCGGGTCACCCTGCGTGCCGACCGGGCCGGCACCGCCTACCTGTACGCCTGGGACGGCGACACGGCCCGGGGTGAGCACACCGTCCGGCTGGCCGCCGGTGACCGGGTCACCGTGACGGTCCCGACCAGCGGGGGCAGCCCGACGTCGCTGCTGGCCGCCTTCGAGTCCGGCGGTGCCGCCGTGGCCCAGCAGGTCCCGCTGAACTGA
- a CDS encoding extracellular solute-binding protein has product MRRRLLLAGALATVLAAGTACGGGSDDTAAGETEKLTIYTARDKKVSTFVVDKFTAKYPEYKGKVEILNLGAQEILERVRAEKANPQADVWWGGTQQGLAAGAGEDLLTAWQPAFAGKMDAKYKDAEGRWFGEILLPEVIMYNNKALTPEQAPKDWDDLLKPEWKDKIVIRDVAASGTMRSIYAAMIMRQSPDGSNPQPGYDWLKKLDANTGAYAANPADLYLKLSRQQGTLSAWNLQDILLQANQSNMPFGYVMPASGAPVLVDGLAAVKGGNSTGAQKFIEFLFDDTLRADLAKDYYQIPAVEIAQQPEWLAQLNLKPLDVNWDIIGKNETEWINHWNSQIKNKG; this is encoded by the coding sequence ATGAGACGTCGACTTCTGCTCGCCGGAGCGCTCGCCACCGTCCTCGCCGCCGGCACCGCCTGCGGCGGCGGCTCGGACGACACCGCCGCCGGTGAGACGGAGAAGCTGACGATCTACACCGCCCGCGACAAGAAGGTCTCCACCTTCGTCGTGGACAAGTTCACCGCCAAGTACCCCGAGTACAAGGGGAAGGTGGAGATCCTCAACCTGGGCGCCCAGGAGATCCTGGAGCGGGTCCGGGCCGAGAAGGCCAACCCGCAGGCCGACGTCTGGTGGGGCGGCACCCAGCAGGGGCTGGCCGCCGGCGCCGGCGAGGACCTGCTCACCGCCTGGCAGCCCGCGTTCGCCGGCAAGATGGACGCCAAGTACAAGGACGCCGAGGGCCGCTGGTTCGGGGAGATCCTGCTGCCCGAGGTCATCATGTACAACAACAAGGCGCTCACCCCGGAGCAGGCCCCGAAGGACTGGGACGACCTGCTGAAGCCGGAGTGGAAGGACAAGATCGTCATCCGGGACGTGGCCGCCTCGGGCACCATGCGGTCGATCTACGCGGCGATGATCATGCGGCAGTCGCCGGACGGCAGCAACCCGCAGCCCGGCTACGACTGGCTCAAGAAGCTCGACGCCAACACCGGCGCGTACGCGGCCAACCCGGCCGACCTCTACCTGAAGCTCTCCCGCCAGCAGGGCACCCTGAGCGCCTGGAACCTCCAGGACATCCTGCTCCAGGCCAACCAGTCCAACATGCCGTTCGGCTACGTGATGCCGGCCTCCGGCGCCCCGGTGCTGGTCGACGGGCTGGCCGCGGTCAAGGGCGGCAACAGCACCGGCGCACAGAAGTTCATCGAGTTCCTCTTCGACGACACGCTCCGCGCCGACCTGGCCAAGGACTATTACCAGATCCCGGCCGTGGAGATCGCCCAGCAGCCGGAGTGGCTGGCCCAGCTCAACCTCAAGCCGCTCGACGTCAACTGGGACATCATCGGCAAGAACGAGACCGAGTGGATCAACCACTGGAACAGCCAGATCAAGAACAAGGGCTGA
- a CDS encoding creatininase family protein, whose product MTWPTGGGLLPATRIPGGELAAVAAAADYAVLPVGAVEWHGPHLPLGTDLILAEGFAAEAGGAGGLAAEAGGAGGLAAEAGGAGGSAAEAGGASVPAAEAGGASVPAAEAGGGSGAVGPRGVLFPAVPYAACPGQTRPWPGTVSIRPEIAVGYLADVIEGIVAAGFPRLLIVNGHDANMSTVRAAMEWVSGRRTASLLLVNWFQLVTPAETTELYGPLTARGHGGAYETSGVLGFDPGAVRLDAVTDLPPKPKLPVGHPYVLVESRPDPWQGWSGHISLASEAAGRQVRATAGARLREIVAAWVAAPPPAPPTADPLPTPADPAPTAGDPPAGPAPTAADGATGAER is encoded by the coding sequence GTGACCTGGCCGACCGGGGGCGGGCTGCTGCCCGCCACCCGGATCCCCGGCGGCGAGCTGGCCGCCGTCGCAGCGGCGGCCGACTACGCGGTGCTGCCCGTCGGCGCCGTCGAGTGGCACGGCCCGCACCTGCCGCTCGGCACCGACCTGATCCTCGCCGAGGGCTTCGCCGCCGAGGCCGGCGGCGCAGGTGGCCTGGCCGCCGAGGCCGGCGGCGCAGGTGGCCTGGCCGCCGAGGCCGGCGGCGCAGGTGGTTCGGCCGCCGAGGCCGGCGGCGCGTCCGTTCCGGCCGCCGAGGCCGGCGGCGCGTCCGTTCCGGCCGCCGAGGCCGGTGGCGGGTCCGGCGCGGTCGGGCCGCGGGGGGTGCTCTTTCCGGCGGTGCCGTACGCGGCCTGCCCGGGGCAGACCCGGCCCTGGCCGGGGACGGTGTCGATCCGGCCGGAGATCGCCGTCGGCTACCTCGCCGACGTGATCGAGGGGATCGTCGCCGCCGGCTTCCCCCGGCTGCTGATCGTCAACGGCCACGACGCCAACATGTCCACCGTCCGGGCCGCGATGGAGTGGGTCTCCGGCCGGCGTACCGCCAGCCTGCTGCTGGTCAACTGGTTCCAGCTGGTCACCCCGGCGGAGACCACCGAGCTGTACGGGCCGCTGACCGCCCGGGGGCACGGGGGCGCGTACGAGACCTCCGGGGTGCTCGGGTTCGACCCCGGCGCGGTCCGGCTCGACGCGGTGACCGACCTGCCGCCGAAGCCGAAGCTGCCGGTCGGCCACCCGTACGTGCTGGTCGAGTCCCGGCCCGACCCGTGGCAGGGCTGGTCCGGGCACATCTCGCTGGCCTCCGAGGCGGCCGGTCGGCAGGTCCGCGCCACGGCCGGCGCGCGACTGCGGGAGATCGTCGCCGCCTGGGTGGCCGCCCCACCGCCCGCCCCACCCACCGCCGACCCGCTGCCGACGCCCGCCGACCCGGCTCCGACGGCTGGTGACCCGCCGGCCGGGCCGGCCCCGACGGCGGCGGACGGGGCGACCGGGGCAGAGCGATGA
- a CDS encoding ROK family protein → MTDVVTPPTSPVSRERSKEIKRLSVISTARQVRVLSRAELTELTGLSPATLTPLVRDLIAEGYLIERGPGASRAGRPRAMLEFNPRAELVAAVSLEPSRISCEIADSDGAVVAHRAVRLTGDIVDTICRSVPELAGDGLPALRGVAIAAPGVISGGAVRLAPSVGLVEGRPIGESVQRTLGVPVVVDNDVNLMAAGEHAAGAGTDVADLLLLHVADGIGAGLVLDGQVRRGARGAAGEVGFLPLDPADRGHDGIGPFEARWSENAIAERVVALAPGRRPDSPVRALVELAAADPRAAGYLDDLLHAWSRLIVSCVCVIDPGRVLLSGAAADLDDAAVDRLQGLVTAAAPSTTEVRRAVLGDRAVLHGAVSYALSAAAAGLPTLLPTP, encoded by the coding sequence GTGACAGACGTGGTGACGCCACCGACGAGCCCGGTGAGCCGGGAGCGGTCCAAGGAGATCAAGCGGCTTTCCGTGATCTCCACGGCCCGCCAGGTCCGGGTGCTCTCCCGGGCCGAGTTGACCGAGCTCACCGGCCTGAGCCCCGCCACCCTCACCCCGCTGGTACGCGACCTGATCGCCGAGGGCTACCTGATCGAGCGCGGGCCGGGCGCGTCCCGGGCCGGCCGGCCCCGGGCCATGCTGGAGTTCAACCCCCGGGCCGAACTGGTCGCCGCCGTCTCGCTGGAGCCGTCCCGGATCAGCTGCGAGATCGCCGACAGCGACGGTGCGGTGGTCGCCCACCGCGCGGTCCGGCTGACCGGCGACATCGTCGACACCATCTGCCGGTCGGTGCCCGAACTGGCCGGCGACGGGCTGCCCGCGCTGCGGGGGGTGGCCATCGCCGCGCCCGGCGTCATCTCCGGCGGCGCGGTCCGGCTCGCCCCCTCGGTCGGCCTGGTCGAGGGCCGCCCGATAGGGGAGTCGGTCCAGCGGACCCTGGGCGTCCCGGTGGTGGTGGACAACGACGTCAACCTGATGGCGGCCGGCGAGCACGCCGCGGGTGCCGGCACCGACGTCGCCGACCTGTTGCTGCTCCACGTCGCCGACGGCATCGGCGCGGGCCTGGTGCTCGACGGCCAGGTCCGCCGCGGCGCCCGGGGCGCGGCCGGCGAGGTCGGTTTCCTGCCGCTGGACCCGGCCGACCGGGGGCACGACGGGATCGGCCCGTTCGAGGCGCGCTGGTCGGAGAACGCGATCGCCGAACGGGTGGTCGCGCTGGCCCCCGGCCGCCGTCCCGACTCGCCGGTACGCGCGCTGGTCGAGCTGGCCGCCGCCGATCCGCGCGCCGCCGGCTACCTCGACGACCTGCTGCACGCCTGGTCCCGGCTGATCGTCTCCTGCGTCTGCGTGATCGACCCGGGCCGGGTGCTGCTCAGCGGTGCCGCCGCCGATCTCGACGACGCCGCCGTCGACCGGCTCCAGGGCCTGGTCACCGCCGCCGCGCCCAGCACCACCGAGGTGCGCCGGGCCGTGCTCGGCGACCGCGCGGTGCTGCACGGCGCGGTCAGCTACGCCCTCTCGGCCGCCGCCGCCGGGCTGCCCACCCTGTTACCGACCCCCTGA